One Aspergillus oryzae RIB40 DNA, chromosome 2 genomic window carries:
- a CDS encoding B-type cyclin nimE (cyclin B and related kinase-activating proteins) produces MNENDENRPSTRLTRAKAAALSAGDVSTAATKKPLESKKAATSTATAGTTRKRAALGDVSNVTKGENGAAKEGKKPAGAKVGLTSKATMQAGGVAKLTRTNSSRTTALTNKTTNTKKPTEDKEKRSGPGSIKDSAQKRQKTTKDNALVEEPPRKKVEVEKKLTEKKLVAEEAPAKENVEAPVEPKTLQKPSQDLVEDLDTEDLDDPLMVAEYVVEIFEYMKDLELETLPNPHYIDHQPDLEWKMRGILVDWLIEVHTRFRLLPETLFLAVNIIDRFLSAEVVALDRLQLVGVAAMFIASKYEEVLSPHVANFSHVADETFTDKEILDAERHILATLEYNMSYPNPMNFLRRISKADNYDIQTRTLGKYLMEISLLDHRFMAYRQSHVSAAAMYLARLILERGPWDATLAYYAGYDEEQIDPVFRLMIDYLHRPVCHEAFFKKYASKKFLKASILTRQWAKKYHHLYIDSSLSEPYNYIKDHE; encoded by the exons ATGAACGAGAATGACGAGAATAGACCTTCGACGCGTCTGACACGGGCGAAGGCTGCCGCTCTTTCCGCAGGTGACGTCTCCACTGCCGCCACTAAGAAACCTCTTGAGTCCAAGAAAGCCGCTACCTCGACCGCGACCGCTGGTACCACAAGGAAGCGCGCTGCTTTGGGTGATGTCAGCAATGTCACCAAGGGTGAGAACGGCGCCGcgaaggagggaaagaagccaGCCGGGGCCAAGGTCGGCTTGACTTCGAAAGCCACAATGCAAGCTGGCGGTGTTGCGAAGCTCACCCGCACCAACTCGTCGCGTACTACTGCCCTGACAAACAAGACCACCAACACGAAGAAGCCTACggaggacaaggagaaaCGCTCGGGACCCGGATCTATCAAGGATAGTGCACAGAAGCGCCAAAAAACCACGAAAGACAACGCGTTGGTCGAGGAGCCACCCCGCAAGAAGGTGGAAGTGGAAAAGAAGCTTaccgagaagaagcttgtcgCTGAAGAGGCTCCCGCCAAGGAAAATGTCGAAGCCCCTGTCGAGCCAAAGACGCTGCAGAAGCCTTCTCAAGATCTcgtggaggatttggatacCGAGGATTTGGACGACCCCTTGATGGTGGCAGAATATGTGGTGGAGATTTTCGAATACATGAAGGACCTTGAACTGGAGACACTACCTAACCCCCATTACATTGACCATCAACCTGATCTGGAGTGGAAGATGCGTGGTATCCTGGTTGACTGGCTCATCGAGGTTCACACTCGTTTCCGCCTGTTGCCTGAAACCCTTTTCCTCGCTGTCAACATCATCGACCGTTTCCTGTCGGCCGAGGTGGTGGCTCTGGATCGTCTGCAGCTTGTTGGAGTTGCTGCTATGTTCATCGCGTCTAAATACGAGGAGGTCCTCTCGCCGCATGTGGCCAATTTCAGTCACGTCGCCGACGAGACTTTCACCGACAAGGAGATTTTGGACGCTGAGCGCCACATCCTGGCGACTCTCGAGTACAACATGAGCTATCCCAATCCGATGAACTTCCTGCGTCGTATTTCCAAGGCGGACAACTATGATATCCAAACGCGTACCCTTGGAAAGTACCTTATGGAAATCAGTCTGCTAGATCACCGGTTCATGGCTTACCGTCAAAGTCACGTGTCAGCTGCCGCTATGTATCTGGCACGTCTCATTCTGGAGCGTGGGCCTTGg GATGCAACCCTGGCTTATTACGCCGGATATGATGAAGAGCAGATCGACCCTGTCTTCCGTCTAATGATCGACTACCTTCACCGCCCGGTCTGCCACGAGGCGTTCTTCAAGAAATATGCCAGCAAGAAGTTCCTCAAAG CGTCCATCTTGACCCGCCAATGGGCCAAGAAGTATCACCACCTGTACATCGACAGCTCCCTCTCAGAACCGTACAACTATATCAAGGATCACGAATAA
- a CDS encoding uncharacterized protein (predicted protein) produces MPLTRGHVLVIPRAHYEKLGDVDIKVSREVRIDPISFTSILPDPRAILLNILTKKTNHIQLGQWLPILSRVVMRTIFREDDSSDWNWNVVQNNGIRAAQQVPHAHFHIIPRPSSNPAANAARASFVMFGRGQREELDDDEGEELAGLLRGELASEVLRVREMGVDLECEVHGDDSRRVKGKL; encoded by the exons ATGCCTTTAACCCGGGGCCATGTACTAGTGATCCCGAGGGCGCATTACGAGAAACTTGGCGATGTAGATATCAAAGTCAGCCGCGAGGTACGTATTGATCCCATATCGTTCACTTCTATTCTTCCTGATCCCCGAGCAATACTTTTAAATATCCTAACAAAGAAAACTAACCACATCCAGCTCGGCCAATGGCTTCCCATCCTCTCGCGCGTCGTCATGCGGACCATCTTCCGTGAAGACGACAGCTCCGATTGGAACTGGAACGTGGTACAGAATAACG GAATCAGGGCCGCGCAACAGGTCCCTCATGCCCATTTTCATATCATTCCAAGGCCGTCCTCTAATCCGGCGGCTAATGCTGCCAGGGCCAGCTTTGTGATGTTTGGGCGTGGGCAACgggaggagttggatgatgatgagggggAGGAGCTGGCCGGTTTGTTACGGGGGGAGTTGGCCAGCGAGGTTCTCAGGGTTAGGGAGATGGGGGTGGACTTGGAGTGTGAGGTTCATGGTGACGATAGTCGGAGAGTGAAGGGGAAGCTTTGA
- a CDS encoding tRNA (guanine-N2-)-methyltransferase (putative RNA methylase) produces MEYVIRFAQVHETFRRPEIESLAALAGIDLEILYYDQFSPYCVIRVPTEADARTLIARSILAKDIFELWGQGTNYEEVHADVRRRTQHRWDEFKNVSFRFTIDSFCGKRKIEAKRAIIQSFSYVGFDGPIRMKNPDEDFWVLEDFVSDVEVATRTPGNTHAYSEALEPRKIYLGRWIANSSRNIVSKYDLKKRRYISTTSMDAELSLVTANMAHAAPGRLFYDPFVGTGSFCVAAAHFGALTCGSDIDPRSFKGREKNDKEPMGLFTNFQQYGIESKFMDAFSSDLTNTPLLNRQFLDGIVCDPPYGVREGLRVLGTRDGSGREEVIIDGVPAHYRPGYIPPKKPYGFEAMQNDILAFASRTLVTDGRLCMWMPTSIDEDVELLIPMHPHLEVVSVSVQPFNQWSRRLITYRRLPEGQVSDISKARQKGDSEGISADDLNAFRRKVCHQYTLSYAP; encoded by the exons ATGGAATATGTGATCCGCTTCGCGCAGGTCCACGAAACCTTTCGACGACCGGAAATCGAGTCTCTGGCCGCTTTGGCCGGGATTGATCTGGAAATACTATATTATGACCAGTTT TCACCATACTGCGTAATAAGAGTACCAACCGAAGCAGATGCGCGCACTCTGATCGCACGCAGTATCTTAGCCAAAGACATCTTCGAACTCTGGGGCCAAGGCACCAACTATGAGGAAGTGCACGCCGACGTCCGCAGGCGGACACAGCACCGCTGGGATGAGTTCAAGAATGTCTCTTTTCGCTTCACTATTGATTCATTCTGCGGGAAGCGCAAGATAGAGGCCAAGCGAGCTATCATTCAGTCGTTCTCGTATGTGGGATTTGACGGCCCAATCCGAATGAAGAATCCAGATGAGGACTTCTGGGTCCTGGAAGATTTCGTTTCGGACGTTGAGGTCGCCACAAGAACGCCAGGTAATACACATGCCTATAGCGAGGCCCTGGAGCCTAGGAAGATCTATCTCGGTCGCTGGATTGCTAACAGTAGTCGCAATATCGTCTCCAAATAcgacttgaagaagcgtCGGTATATCAGTACGACGTCTATGGATGCTGAGCTGAGTCTGGTCACGGCGAATATGGCTCACGCAGCTCCTGGGAGATTGTTCTATGATCCTTTCGTAGGAACAGGAAGTTTCTGTGTTGCGGCGGCGCATTTTGGAGCCTTGACCTGTGGGTCGGATATTGATCCCCGGAGTTTCAAGGGTAGGGAGAAGAATGACAAGGAGCCTATGGGGTTGTTTACCAACTTTCAACAATATGGCATCGAGAGCAAGTTCATGGATGCGTTCTCTTCGGACTTGACGAATACACCGCTGTTGAACCGCCAGTTCTTGGATGGTATTGTCTGTGACCCTCCCTATGGTGTTCGTGAAGGCCTTAGGGTTTTGGGAACTCGAGATGGTAGTGGTCGAGAAGAGGTTATTATCGATGGTGTCCCAGCACATTA TCGACCTGGTTACATTCCTCCCAAGAAACCTTACGGCTTCGAAGCAATGCAGAATGATATCCTCGCTTTCGCATCCAGAACTCTCGTCACCGATGGTCGCCTATGCATGTGGATGCCCACCTCCATCGACGAGGATGTGGAGTTGCTAATTCCCATGCACCCACACTTGGAAGTTGTCAGCGTTTCTGTGCAGCCGTTCAATCAAT GGTCCCGCCGATTGATCACTTACCGAAGACTACCAGAAGGGCAGGTCTCAGACATCTCCAAGGCACGACAGAAGGGTGATTCGGAGGGAATCAGCGCCGATGACCTGAACGCGTTCAGGAGAAAGGTATGCCATCAATATACTCTATCATATGCCCCATAG
- a CDS encoding putative histone deacetylase SIR2 (sirtuin 5 and related class III sirtuins (SIR2 family)): protein MTSAEVEGTVATENPVSAQGNISPSEEDSDSGESGDEWETQSLYEDAIQVLRDDQLREGVVPDACTLDEAIAFRKRLHEVGKAAFVEETIAQDKVTAKKLCTAFGIMPPAFLEGAPDEAYHPLLAIAISQEFSRRQKLPQYNTIDDAVKLLQESKNIIVLTGAGISTSLGIPDFRSKDTGLYSQLAHLGLSDPQEVFDIQIFREDPGIFYSIAKDILPTEKKYSPTHGFIRLLQDKGKLLTNYTQNIDNIEANAGILPEKIVQCHGSFATATCVKCQYKVSGDALFEDIKKGNVPECTSCQKDIEEDALRPQGQKRKRSTNGTHKSRKSDGDESSEEEDYELPTPGVMKPDITFFGEDLPDEFGQRLIRHDRDKVDLVIVIGTSLKVAPVAEVPGVLPRRVPQIYISRTPVSHTGFDIDLLGDCDVVVSELCRRAGWDFKHEMIPPDEKVEITLAEGYESRHVFKVVGA from the exons ATGACCTCCGCGGAAGTGGAAGGGACCGTTGCGACAGAGAATCCTGTCTCTGCGCAAGGCAATATATCTCCGTCGGAAGAGGACTCAGATAGCGGTGAATCTGGAGACGAATGGGAAACACAATCTCTCTATGAAGACGCTATCCAAGTCCTTCGTGACGACCAACTTCGGGAAGGGG TAGTACCTGATGCTTGTACATTGGACGAGGCCATTGCATTCCGAAAGCGCTTACATGAAGTTGGTAAGGCCGCGTTCGTTGAGGAAACTATTGCTCAGGACAAAGTGACGGCGAAGAAACTATGCACTGCATTTGGGATCATGCCCCCGGCTTTCCTCGAGGGCGCGCCGGACGAGGCTTACCATCCTTTGCTGGCGATTGCGATATCGCAAGAGTTCTCTCGCCGTCAGAAGCTTCCACAGTATAACACGATCGATGATGCGGTCAAGTTACTTCAGGAGTCTAAGAATATCATTGTTTTGACGGGCGCTGGT ATCTCAACGAGTCTCGGTATTCCCGATTTTCGGTCCAAGGACACTGGACTCTACTCGCAATTGGCGCATTTGGGTTTAAGCGATCCGCAGGAAGTCTTCGACATTCAGATCTTCCGCGAGGACCCGGGCATCTTCTACTCGATTGCgaaggatattcttcctaCTGAGAAGAAATACTCACCGACTCATGGGTTCATTCGACTCCTGCAGGATAAAGGAAAGCTCTTGACCAACTACACCCAGAACATCGATAATATCGAGGCGAATGCAGGCATTCTTCCCGAGAAGATCGTGCAGTGTCATGGTTCGTTTGCAACGGCCACGTGTGTTAAGTGCCAGTATAAGGTGTCAGGCGATGCGCTCTTCGAGGACATCAAGAAGGGGAACGTTCCTGAATGCACTTCCTGCCAGAAGGATATTGAGGAAGACGCTTTGAGGCCACAGGGGCAAAAGCGCAAACGAAGCACTAATGGCACACACAAGAGCCGGAAATCCGATGGGGACGAGAGctctgaagaggaagactaCGAACTCCCTACCCCCGGGGTGATGAAG CCTGACATCACCTTCTTTGGCGAAGATCTTCCCGATGAGTTCGGACAGCGCCTGATTCGCCATGACCGTGACAAAGTAGATCTGGTCATTGTCATTGGTACTTCGTTGAAAGTCGCCCCTGTAGCAGAAGTGCCGGGCGTGCTGCCCCGTCGTGTGCCTCAGATCTATATCTCCCGGACT CCTGTGTCACATACAGgctttgatattgatctcTTAGGCGATTGTGATGTGGTAGTATCTGAGCTCTGTCGACGGGCTGGATGGGACTTCAAGCATGAGATGATTCCCCCCGATGAGAAGGTCGAAATCACTCTTGCTGAAGGATACGAGTCACGACATGTGTTTAAGGTTGTCGGCGCATAG
- a CDS encoding ACL4 family protein (predicted protein), translating to MGKPRPHKKKASKSKSKSVLSAGGSVSKQKMNEDPSKLLEQATTLLQTGQPDVALPVAQRALDLTPANSPAQLSALNIVAEIYVELGEIDVARQHFMRAVELDPTGAIPESQGGGAEKFLWLAQLSELGGKDSVQWFEKGVSCLRQVIQQLEQNPGPAEAIELEEKKRKMANALCAVAEIYMTDLSWEEDAEARCETLITEALLVNSNAPEVLQTLASIRISQLRTDDARAALTKSLELWKDLPPEDPIVPDFATRISLARLLMEVTMELEALEVLERLILEDDQSVEAWYLGGWCLYLLAEKKEAPKDDELDSETPEAKRHASLVASREWLKQSLTLYESIQYEDVRLKEHADELVETMNKELGEDMEDDMEGEEGDEGWEDEIESDGDQEMADS from the exons ATGGGTAAACCCAGACCtcacaaaaagaaagcatcCAAATCCAAGTCGAAGTCCGTTCTCAGCGCTGGCGGCTCGGTCTCGAAACAGAAAATGAACGAAGATCCTTCAAAGCTGCTCGAACAAGCGACAACGCTCCTCCAGACAGGTCAGCCAGATGTAGCGCTTCCGGTCGCCCAACGGGCGCTCGACCTTACGCCGGCCAATTCCCCCGCCCAGCTTTCGGCGTTGAACATAGTCGCGGAGATTTACGTTGAGCTGGGAGAGATTGATGTTGCGAGACAGCATTTTATGCGCGCGGTTGAGCTGGATCCGACTGGCGCAATTCCTGAAAGCCAGGGAGGTGGCGCTGAAAAGTTCTTATGGCTTGCTCAATTGAGTGAGCTCGGAGGAAAGGACAGTGTTCAATGGTTTGAGAAGGGTGTTTCTTGTCTCAGGCAAGTTATTCAACAGCTTGAACAAAACCCGGGCCCTGCGGAAGCTAttgagttggaggagaagaaacggaagatGGCAAATGCCCTATGTGCCGTTGCTGAGATCTACATGACCGATCTTTC gtgggaagaagatgctgaAGCCCGCTGCGAAACTCTCATTACAGAGGCTCTTTTGGTCAACTCAAATGCACCGGAAGTGCTACAAACTCTCGCCTCTATCCGAATCTCACAGCTGCGAACTGATGATGCTCGGGCGGCACTCACAAAAAGTCTGGAGCTATGGAAAGACCTACCACCCGAGGACCCGATAGTCCCAGACTTCGCTACGAGAATCAGTTTGGCTCGTCTGTTAATGGAGGTCACCATGGAGCTCGAGGCACTTGAAGTCCTAGAACGTTTGATCTTAGAAGATGATCAGAGTGTAGAGGCATGGTATCTAGGTGGATGGTGTCTCTATCTTCttgcagagaagaaggaagcaccCAAGGACGATGAGCTGGACAGTGAAACTCCCGAGGCAAAACGCCATGCTTCACTGGTCGCTAGTCGTGAATGGCTGAAGCAGAGCTTGACCCTTTACGAATCGATTCAATACGAAGATGTGAGGCTCAAGGAACATGCGGATGAATTGGTAGAGACAATGAACAAAGAATTGGGAGAGGATATGGAGGATGACATGGAAGGTGAGGAGGGAGACGAGGGCTGGGAGGACGAAATTGAGTCGGACGGCGATCAGGAGATGGCCGATTCATGA
- a CDS encoding RWD domain-containing protein (predicted protein), with protein sequence MGREDQIEEREVLDSIFPEEITDLSDTSYRISIALDAPDDDVEEAEQPVLLLQVTYPADYPDVAPELEISAPPNAPKHPRLDVQEDRDRLLESLQPTIEENLGMAMVFTLVSALKENAEQLMSERVNAVHAQKEMEAAKAEEEENRKFQGTAVTRETFIEWLEKFKAEMEEEEKRQREEKEAEDKKANKKTPAKEEKKMTGRQLWERGLAGKADLDEEGEDALPAVEKMKIAA encoded by the exons ATGGGCCGTGAAGATCAGATTGAAGAGCGCGAGGTGCTCGATTCCATTTTCCCAGAGGAAATCACAG ATCTATCGGATACATCATACAGGATATCAATCGCCCTCGACGCGCCGGATGATGACgtcgaagaagctgaacaGCCCGTGTTGCTCTTGCAGGTCACGTATCCTGCAGATTACCCCGATGTTGCCCCGGAGCTCGAAATATCCGCTCCTCCAAACGCTCCCAAACACCCTCGGCTAGATGTCCAGGAAGATCGGGACCGACTTCTCGAATCTTTACAGCCTACTATTGAGGAGAACCTGGGGATGGCCATGGTTTTCACTCTCGTCAGTGCCCTCAAGGAGAATGCCGAGCAATTAATGTCCGAGCGGGTTAACGCTGTCCATGCGcagaaagagatggaagCCGCTaaggctgaagaagaggagaatcgAAAGTTCCAGGGTACAGCCGTGACCAGAGAGACATTCATAGAGTGGCTAGAGAAGTTCAAGgcggagatggaggaagaggagaagaggcaacgagaagagaaagaagcagaggatAAGAAAGCCAATAAGAAGACTCCGGctaaggaagagaagaagatgactggGAGACAGCTATGGGAGCGAGGTTTGGCTGGCAAGGCAGACCttgatgaggaaggcgaagatgCTTTGCCTGCtgttgagaagatgaagattgCTGCATAG
- a CDS encoding E2 ubiquitin-conjugating protein MMS2 (ubiquitin-conjugating enzyme E2), whose product MSAKIPRNFRLLEELEKGEKGQGAEACSYGLADGEDMMMSNWNGTILGPPHSVHENRIYSVNIHCGPDYPDNPPEIQFISKVNLPCVDPRTGKVDPTKLPCLAQWKRDYTMETILLELRRYMALPQHKKLPQPPEGSNF is encoded by the exons ATGTCAGCTAAAATTCCCAGAAACTTTAGGCTCCTTGAGGAGCTCGAGAAGGGCGAGAAAGGCCAAGGAGCAG AGGCTTGCTCCTATGGTCTtgcagatggagaagatatgatgatgagcaACTGGAACGGAACTATTCTCGGCCCTCCTCAT AGTGTCCATGAAAACAGGATATACAGTGTCAACATCCATTGCGGTCCCGATTACCCAGACAATCCTCCTGAGATCCAATTCATCTCAAAGGTCAATCTTCCTTGTGTAGACCCACGAACTGGCAAG GTCGACCCTACGAAGCTTCCGTGCTTGGCTCAATGGAAGCGCGACTATACTATGGAGACCATCTTGCTTGAATTGAGAAG ATATATGGCTCTTCCGCAACACAAGAAGCTTCCTCAGCCTCCGGAAGGCTCGAACTTCTGA